A region of the Propionispora hippei DSM 15287 genome:
TTTGCCAATACGGTTATGAGGGTTATCAGCACTAACCTCTTCCCGGTTGCCCATTTTCGGTTGTCCATAGTGCCTCCTTTTCTCTGCTTCTCTGCAATCTAGAATTGATTCGATGGTATCTATCAATCGAAAATATCTGTTCAAAAGCGGCTTTCCTCCCGAAGAATGATAAGGTAATGAACAATAATTCCTAATGCAAAGAATTGCACTAAAAGCAATAGCCACATGCGTCCCTTCCCCTTTCCTAACACATATCGTAATCATACCCACATGATGTGAAGATGTAATGAACATATCGTGAAGAAGTAATGCTTTTTATTTGAGTTGGCGGTTGCTTAACATCAGATACCAACCAGATCGTAAAAATTAACAAAAAAATAGACGCAGTTTATTCTGCGTCCATTTCAATGGATATCTTAAGACTTTCCTATGTCTTATATCTGCGCCTTTTTCCACAAGAAAAAAACACCTACTACAGTAAGCTATACTATAGTAGGTGTTTTTTGGTGCGGGAGAAGGGACTTGAACCCCCACGGTCACCCGCCAGATCCTAAGTCTGGTGCGTCTGCCAATTCCGCCACTCCCGCATATTAAATTAAAAAAATGGTGATCCACCCGCGACTCGAACGCGGGACACCCTGATTAAAAGTCAGGTGCTCTACCGACTGAGCTAGTGGATCACGTGGCTGGGGCGGCTGGACTCGAACCAACGCATGCGGGAGTCAAAGTCCCGTGCCTTACCAACTTGGCTACGCCCCAAATTTTATGGGGTGACTGGAGGGTCTCGAACCCTCGAATACCGGAGCCACAATCCGGCGTGTTAACCGCTTCACCACAGCCACCATATTACCTTGCAGAGGCTTACTCCTCTAACAACGAAATTAATTATATCATTCGAAACATATTTCGTCAATCTTTTTATCTTGCCCCGTACCGAACACCAGGCCGCTCGCTACAGTTAAAATGATATCTGTCAGCTATGACTAAAATGAACTTATGCCTTCTATTCGGCTGCCTCACAACACGCACATACAGATTTTCACTGTCGGCAAAGTAAGATTTTATCAACAAGCCCGTAATTTCTAGCTTCTTCGGCCGTCATATAATAATCCCGTTCCATGTCTGCTCTAACTTTATCAATGGTTTGACCTGTAAGCCGGCTGTATATTTTATGCAATTTTTCTTTTGTCTTTTCCAGCCAATCACTATGTATTTTTATATCTGTAGCTTGTCCTTGAAGCCCTCCCGAAATGGACGGCTGATGGATCAGTATCTCACTATTGGGTAAAGCAAAGCGTTTACCTTTTGCTCCGGCCGCGAGGAATAAAGAACCCGCACTGCCTGATTGACCTACACTAATCGTTGAAACATCACATTTGATATAATTCATTGTATCCAAAATGGCAAATCCATCCGTTACAGAACCACCAGGACTATTAATGTAAAAATTAATATCCTTATCACAATCAGCAGATTCCAAGAACAACATTTGCGCGATAATTAAACTTGCTGATTCATTATTTACCATTCCGTTAAGCATTATAATTCTATCATTTAAAAGCCGCGAGAAAATATCATAAGAACGTTCACCACGAGAAGTCTGCTCAATAACCACTGGTATAAGATTATTCATAATAACCTCCTATTACGCAGCAATATTCATATTTTGCTTAGAATAAACAAAGGTATTGCTAACGTTACTATGACACCCTGCGTACATCCTCCGGTATTTTCCCGGCGTCACACTATAGCACCTCCTAAATGCTCTCGAAAAAGCTTCTTGAGAGCTATACTGATATTTAAGAGCAATATCCATTATCGGCTGGTTTGTAAAAATAAGTTCTTCAACCGCCTTTTCCATCCGTCTCTGGTTAACATACTTATTTACTGATACACCTACCATTTTGCAGAAAAGTCTATGATAATAATATTTTGACAGGTGAACCTTATTAGCCAGAATATCAAGAGTAATCTTATTATCAAGATTTTTTTCTATATAGTTAAGTGAATCTTTCACCTTGGAGCAATAATTCATATCCATTCCACCTCTCTCCCCATTTATCTTCATTATATCTTTACTTAGGCATTCAGTCTTGATAGTTCTTGCTCAAATAAGAGAATTTCCAATCTATACCAGCCAGAAAACAATCTCTCATAAAACTAACGCCATTTCTTAAGTAACGTAGCTCTGATTATTCTATTTGTCTTCCAAAATCTCCATATTTCATTATTACACATCCTGCCAGTTACATCTCAAAGATATTCTCCACGTCCTCTGCTGTCATGTGTTAAACGATTGGGCAATAAATAAAAAACAAAAACCTTTCAAGATCATCTCTTGAAAGGTCTGATTTTCTGGCGCCGGAGTCCGGACTTGAACCGGCACGTAGGGCTACTTCGCTTGACTTTGAGTCAAAGTAAAGATATTTATTGGAGTGTTTACAGGTATCTGATTTTTAATAAGTACACTAATAAACGCAATTTATAACTTACATATACAATTTCTTGCACCCAACATTGTACCCGGGGGCAGACGACTGATCTATTCAGTAATCCGAAGCGCTATTTAATCTTTTTCGGTTGTGATGGGATCAATATAGAATCGATGTGCCAGTGGCGATTCTATATTGATCGGCTTCTTATGATATTAGCTATTAGATTACTGCAGCTATTGCAAATCAATTCCCACTCACCAACCAAGCGTCCCTTCTCTGGCCAGTTCATCCAAACGCTTGATTATCACCATTTCATTCAGACCAGTTCTCTCTACAATGGCTCCTGTCCGAAAGCCCTTGACGGACTAGCCGAAGCGGTTTATCACAAGCCTGCCTCAATTGGCAAAATGATTACTTTTCTTTTTCCTCTCTATCTTCCATAGGCTTCATTGCTGGTGCTAGATTCGTTACAGGTGATGATTTCATTTCTCCATAAATCAATTTATTCGTTGCATAAGCCAGTGTAAAACCATATACAGTTGCTCCACTAATATTTAATATTGTCGTTTCAACTGAAGTAGGCATAGTTCCATCTACCTTAAGTATAGTTGTAATTGTATAAGCACCAATCCACACTACTAAGGAAAACACCCATCCTTTTAAATAAATTTTCTCACGCTTTATCAATGGCATCATATAAGCAAAAACAATTCCCAATACCCCACAAAAAAATACATTGGCTATCGTAGCTATAATGGTTTCTATTAATTCAAAGGCCGGGGGATGGGCAAACACCATAATAGCCATCCAATCCACATAACGTAATATAGGAATTGGCAATACAGCTCCTAACAAAAGGCCACAAGCATGCATTACAATACCTCCGCTTATACCTGCCAAAAAACCTCTGCTAAATATATCCTTTGCCAAAATCCGTCCCTCCTCCACTCTTCAAGTATAATATGAATAAACTGTTCTTAATTTATTCTATTAAAACTGCCTATTTCGAAGAATGAGCGACCAGAACATTGAAAAAAAACCGGCAGATGAAGCTACCGGTCGGAAAAAGAAAAAATCCCTCCGCCCTGGCGATCAACCAGAATTGAGGTAGCAATTTTACTCTGCCGGCAGCGGAATCACTTCAAAGCTGATGATTTTCTCAAATGCCAGATATTCAACATTACTATCACAGGATCAGTGAGTTCATAATATACAGAACCTGATTGGCAAACAGCAACAGTATGATTAGCCCATGCAATAAAATCATCGGACGATACCACCTCCAACTTGAGAGTATACTTTATGCTGATGCTTTTTTCTCTTGTAGAGAATCATCATTTTCCATGGGAGCAACCATAATAGGCAAAGCACGTTTATATGTGATTTCCCAAAATCAATTTAAACTAATAGCCACTTTTTCCAATAGTTCACATTTCTCTTCCCAGGCTTCCATATTTGCACTAAGAAGGTGATTTAAACGGTCTAAAGATGATTTCCATGCTTCAACAACGGCTCTATTCCTTTTTTCATTACCATAAAACTCAACATCAATCATATTTAATGCTTCAACATGCTCAGGACTTAACGTAGAAGCACGAGTTTTCATTAATGTCCTAAATACTTCGATTTTACGTTGCCTTTTTTCTTTAGATTCCTGAAGCATCCTACTAACTTGTAATGCAACTAATGGGGGCAGAAACATGGCAATGATAGTTAAAATATTGTTAAGGGTTAATTCTGAAAGACCCAATAATACACCCTCGTTTAACTTTTTCGCCAAAATATAATAAATATATAGAATCATATGCTACTTAAAACCGCCATGCTTGCCTACTGTTTGATTTTTACCTCTAGGTTAATTGGTAGATTTTATAACTTTTCCCCCGGCGAAACGACTAAGAATTAGATTATCACCTTTACCATTTTTAGTTTTCCATTTTAAAAACAAGGAATTTTATGCCAAATTAAGACAAAATTTATCAGGAATCCTCTTGTTTAGGAGCAAGGCAGTTTATATTCTAATGATTTTCCAATAGTAAAATACAGAAGGCGCTTATGAATCAAACAATTTCGCTTTTTTGTACCCAACTTTATACTAAAGTCAACATAGCGTAAAGAAAAACAAGCCTTCTACAATGCTGTAGAAGGCTTGTTTTTACTAGGTTTTTCTGGTGCCGAAGGCCGGACTCGAACCGGCACGTAGGGCTACTACGCTTGATTTTGAGTCAAGTGCGTCTGCCAATTCCGCCACTTCGGCATAAGCAAGATTACTTCCTTAGTACAGTAAATATATTATCATTGAGCTAAAAGATTGTCAAGCTCCTCAATAATGTATTTTTTCTTTTATGTTAATTAATGTATATCCGGAATCAGACTTGGAAATACTAAAATCGAAACACTATTTACCGGAGGTCAAACTCGTGAAAAAACACTTATATATTAGCAGTATTATATTCTTCTTTCTAATTGCCTTACATTCTAATGTTTGCACCGCAGCAGTCATTCCTATTGACCATATGCGAGTATCTAAAAGCATAGTTGCTCTAACAATAGAAGGGGGAGATAATGCCGAAAAGCTGAATCAAATTCTCGATTTTTGCCAACAGGAAAATATCCGACTTAGCTTCTTTTACCCTTCACAAATTATTGATCAAAATAAAACATTGATCAAAAAGGCTGTCAAACAAGGGCATGAATTTGGGATTTACGGAGTAAAGCGGCAATACTGGGGTGAATTGCGAGAAGAAGATATACATAAAGAATTAGTTATTGCCGACACCACGTTACGCCAAGTGGCCGGAAAATCATCGCTCATGAAACCACCCTGTCATTATTATGGAAATACGGTTTTAGAAGCGGTAAACGCGTATAATCCTGAATTGAGAATAATCCGCGGGATCAACGAAGCAGGCTGGCCGGCAGAGGTAAAGAATTCTCCTTCAGGAATCATGCAACACATTGTTTCAGGCGACATCATTAACGTTACAATAACCACGGATCAATCGCTGGCAGCAATGAAACAACTGACAAAAGAATTAAAAAATCAAGGCTTTCAAATTGTGACTGTTTCTCATTTATTCTCCTTTGTTAAGGAAAAGAGTTCTTAACGTTTACGGTTATGCTAGGGGTTCGGCAATTTGCAATTATTTATATTGACAAGTTTACTTAAAAAGATTATACTACACAAGTAGCTGATTACTGACTCCGTAGCTCAGCTGGATAGAGCGTTTGACTACGAATCAAAAGGTCGCAGGTTCGAATCCTGCCGGGGTCGCCATAGGATTATTAAGAGCTTTACGAAATGTCGTAAAGCTCTTTTTTGTTATTCATACATATTCTTGCAAGATTAGAAAAATGGCTGGCGGGAAAACTTTTATAATCAACTATTTAGCACTAGTATCTCGAATCACTTAAAGTTAGGATAGGATTGTAAAGATTTTTCTTTCAGAAACTGGAGCCTTACATACCGGACGAACATATGTAAGGCTTCGGCAACAAAGGGGACGGAAAAAGATTATTGTATTTAGGTGATACAAGGTACTAAAAGGAGGCTTTGTGTATGAAGTGCCCTGTTTGTGGTACAGTCAGTTACTTCGAATTTTCTGTTTGCCCATGCTGTGGTCATAGCTTTGCCCTTGACCCGGAACAACCTTTACCCAACTGGCGCAAGTTGCCAGGATTTCGTACGCAGACTCCCTGGAAAATGCTGCTTGCTTCCTTTGTCTATATTATCCTATTATTAGCTATACTGGCTTCGTCGTTTCTTATACTAAGCCCGGGCTAAGCTTCAAACCCTAAAGCAGCCGGCCCCGTTTTACAATCTCCGTCCCGAACCGTTCCTTCAATTCATCCATGGTAGAAGCTATTTTTTCACGTTTTTCCGTAACTTCATTAAACAGGCATAGCTGGGTTGACCGCTGGCTGAAATTGGACACGGACACGCCCAGAAGGCGTATCCCTTCCTTAACAATAATTTTGTCCATTAATTGTAATGCAACCTCATAGATAACTTCATCCAAAGATACCGGGTCTTGTAACGTTATACTACGGGTAATGGTACGAAAAGAAGAAAACCGAACCTTTAAGGTAATTGTTTTACCGGCTAAGCCCTCTTTTCTAACCCGCCATCCGACTCGTTCCGCCAAAT
Encoded here:
- a CDS encoding polysaccharide deacetylase family protein, encoding MKKHLYISSIIFFFLIALHSNVCTAAVIPIDHMRVSKSIVALTIEGGDNAEKLNQILDFCQQENIRLSFFYPSQIIDQNKTLIKKAVKQGHEFGIYGVKRQYWGELREEDIHKELVIADTTLRQVAGKSSLMKPPCHYYGNTVLEAVNAYNPELRIIRGINEAGWPAEVKNSPSGIMQHIVSGDIINVTITTDQSLAAMKQLTKELKNQGFQIVTVSHLFSFVKEKSS
- a CDS encoding helix-turn-helix transcriptional regulator, whose amino-acid sequence is MDMNYCSKVKDSLNYIEKNLDNKITLDILANKVHLSKYYYHRLFCKMVGVSVNKYVNQRRMEKAVEELIFTNQPIMDIALKYQYSSQEAFSRAFRRCYSVTPGKYRRMYAGCHSNVSNTFVYSKQNMNIAA
- a CDS encoding DUF6789 family protein, with the protein product MAKDIFSRGFLAGISGGIVMHACGLLLGAVLPIPILRYVDWMAIMVFAHPPAFELIETIIATIANVFFCGVLGIVFAYMMPLIKREKIYLKGWVFSLVVWIGAYTITTILKVDGTMPTSVETTILNISGATVYGFTLAYATNKLIYGEMKSSPVTNLAPAMKPMEDREEKEK
- a CDS encoding ATP-dependent Clp protease proteolytic subunit encodes the protein MNNLIPVVIEQTSRGERSYDIFSRLLNDRIIMLNGMVNNESASLIIAQMLFLESADCDKDINFYINSPGGSVTDGFAILDTMNYIKCDVSTISVGQSGSAGSLFLAAGAKGKRFALPNSEILIHQPSISGGLQGQATDIKIHSDWLEKTKEKLHKIYSRLTGQTIDKVRADMERDYYMTAEEARNYGLVDKILLCRQ
- a CDS encoding DUF6680 family protein, producing MILYIYYILAKKLNEGVLLGLSELTLNNILTIIAMFLPPLVALQVSRMLQESKEKRQRKIEVFRTLMKTRASTLSPEHVEALNMIDVEFYGNEKRNRAVVEAWKSSLDRLNHLLSANMEAWEEKCELLEKVAISLN